The Carassius carassius chromosome 16, fCarCar2.1, whole genome shotgun sequence genome window below encodes:
- the LOC132160334 gene encoding ribonuclease-like 3, with the protein MEIHASAVILLLILAASFTANGQPDDIKPRYQKFLNQHLGPHVNEHACDKEIRNRDITASGTTNGCKEVNTFIQANKNNINVVCGEGGTPQGNNLFKSNQRFPLVTCKLQSGQRHPNCKYRGKKSTRNIVLGCDRGWPVHYEEGIINA; encoded by the coding sequence ATGGAGATCCACGCGTCTGCTGTGATTCTGCTGCTGATCTTGGCTGCTTCTTTCACTGCTAATGGTCAACCAGATGATATAAAGCCCCGTTATCAAAAATTCCTCAATCAGCATTTGGGTCCTCATGTGAATGAGCATGCTTGTGACAAAGAAATCAGAAATAGAGACATCACTGCCTCTGGAACTACAAATGGCTGCAAAGAAGTCAACACTTTCATACAAGCAAATAAGAATAATATTAACGTCGTTTGTGGCGAAGGAGGAACTCCACAGGGCAATAATCTGTTTAAGAGCAACCAGCGTTTTCCTCTGGTCACGTGTAAATTACAAAGTGGGCAGAGACACCCAAATTGTAAATATAGAGGGAAGAAGTCCACTCGTAACATTGTTTTGGGGTGTGATAGAGGATGGCCTGTACATTACGAggaaggcataattaatgcatag